The Triticum dicoccoides isolate Atlit2015 ecotype Zavitan chromosome 6A, WEW_v2.0, whole genome shotgun sequence genome has a window encoding:
- the LOC119315895 gene encoding DNA topoisomerase 6 subunit A-like, with protein sequence SDSHLVNKIMPKIKDIRFILIVEKAAIMSKLVSIEFYKTYRCIILSGKGHSDVATRGVAHKLARQLRVPVYGIADCNPMGAITMLTYKNGSRRRGFDNLNVTVPTLQWIGMHSVHCYRNRSGPRTRRPTDSQPLNQRDRTTLKNLISDLERDKELLDRLDVQEVKLMSKNGFRMNFEQRFPLARNTVDFLAEHIPEMVTIEKPGVPKRKTAVEKSDGDDAQAGKKTRKVTKGKSDGDDTQAGKKTRKVTKGKSDGDDTQVVKRTKESDVDYTQVGKKSDDGNDAQAGKKVTKGNSDGDDTQVRKRTKKATKVQLRGKEAK encoded by the coding sequence TCTGATTCTCATCTAGTCAACAAGATTATGCCAAAAATTAAGGACATCAGATTCATATTGATCGTGGAGAAAGCTGCCATAATGTCAAAGCTAGTATCAATAGAATTTTACAAGACATATAGGTGCATAATTTTGAGTGGAAAGGGGCATTCTGATGTCGCGACAAGAGGTGTTGCACATAAATTAGCAAGACAGTTACGAGTACCAGTATATGGAATTGCAGATTGTAACCCAATGGGAGCAATAACAATGTTGACCTATAAAAATGGATCAAGGCGAAGAGGGTTTGATAATCTCAATGTGACCGTGCCAACACTCCAATGGATCGGAATGCATTCGGTACACTGTTATCGTAACAGGTCAGGACCAAGAACAAGGCGTCCGACGGATTCACAACCACTCAATCAAAGAGACAGAACTACACTTAAAAATTTAATAAGTGACTTAGAACGTGACAAGGAGCTGCTTGATCGGCTAGATGTGCAAGAAGTGAAACTTATGTCCAAGAATGGGTTTAGAATGAATTTTGAACAAAGGTTTCCGCTAGCGCGCAACACTGTAGACTTCTTGGCTGAGCACATACCGGAAATGGTCACCATTGAGAAACCTGGTGTCCCCAAAAGAAAGACTGCAGTTGAGAAATCAGATGGAGATGACGCTCAAGCGGGCAAGAAGACAAGGAAGGTCACCAAAGGAAAATCTGATGGAGATGACACTCAAGCGGGCAAGAAGACAAGGAAGGTGACCAAAGGAAAATCTGATGGAGATGACACTCAAGTGGTCAAGAGGACAAAGGAATCTGATGTAGATTACACTCAAGTGGGCAAGAAGTCTGATGATGGAAATGACGCTCAAGCGGGCAAGAAGGTCACCAAAGGAAATTCTGATGGAGATGACACTCAAGTGAGAAAGAGGACAAAGAAGGCCACCAAAGTGCAGCTCCGGGGCAAAGAGGCCAAATAG